In Helianthus annuus cultivar XRQ/B chromosome 8, HanXRQr2.0-SUNRISE, whole genome shotgun sequence, a single genomic region encodes these proteins:
- the LOC110869908 gene encoding uncharacterized protein LOC110869908: protein MGGGDVPGVHDRLVADYFADEPLYADAMFRRHFRMSRRLFLWIADDVSRIDPIFTLRFDARGKRGFTTLHKCTAAICQLAYGTTTDTWDEYLKRSERTARECLYNFCKCVVKLYNKKYLRKPNASDVQKLYQFHEQNHDFPGMLGSIDSMHWAQQNCPNAWRGQFTRDDHGHPTIMLKAVGSQDLWIWHAFFDVPGSNNDINVIH, encoded by the exons ATGGGTGGCGGGGACGTCCCTG GAGTCCACGATAGATTAGTGGCCGATTACTTTGCCGACGAACCGTTGTACGCGGACGCGATGTTTAGACGTCACTTCCGAATGAGTCGTCGATTGTTCTTATGGATAGCGGATGATGTGTCGAGGATTGACCCCATTTTTACATTACGGTTCGATGCTAGAGGCAAAAGGGGTTTCACCACCTTACATAAATGCACAGCGGCAATTTGCCAATTGGCGTATGGGACGACAACCGATACGTGGGACGAGTATTTAAAGAGGTCCGAAAGAACTGCACGAGAATGCTTGTACAACTTTTGCAAATGTGTGGTGAAGCTGTACAACAAGAAATATTTGCGAAAGCCTAACGCTAGTGATGTCCAAAAATTGTATCAATTCCACGAACAAAATCATGATTTTCCAGGAATGCTCGGAAGCATTGATAGCATGCACTGGGCGCAACAGAATTGCCCAAATGCATGGCGAGGTCAATTTACGCGAGACGATCATGGACATCCAACAATAATGCTAAAGGCCGTTGGGtcacaagatttgtggatttggcatgctttctTCGATGTTCCTGGTTCAAATAACGACATTAACGTCATCCACTAA